The nucleotide window CACTGCAAACGCTGCAGCAAGCCGAAGCGTTTGAGAGCTGGCTTACCAGAATTGTGGTGAACCGGGCGCTCAATCATTTGGAGAAATCCAAGCGTGTTCACCTGAGCGAAGACCCGCAGGCGCAAGAGCCATTGGTCGTTAATGATATCGATCAAACCCTGGATCTGGAGCGTGCATTGGCCAGTCTGAATCCGAAGCTGCGTCAGCTCCTATTCTTAAAATATAAGAAGGACCTGACCCAGCAGCAAATCGCCCATCTCCTGGATATGCCATTAGGTACTGTAAAAACACAATTACGGAAGGGGCTGGAACATTTGCGCAACGAAATGGCTCAAGATTTTCTCGAACGAGACCTGGATACATTACGCCTGCAGTTAAGACAACAGGCGGAGCACCAGTTTGCCGTTTCACCGGATTATGATCTGATCGTCAATGATTATCAAGAGAACACCATGAGGGGAACAGGGAAGGGAGAAGCGGGATTCTTATGGGTTAAAACGGGGAGTGATGACGCCGTTTCTGCCACGCTCTCCAGGGACGGCAACTTGCTAGACTATGCCATTTCCTGGGCCTCATTGGATAACGAGACACGGATATCTGAGGAAGAGCTCAAACAGCAGGCAGAGCAATTCCTGGAAGATCATTATCCCGGCGCACTGCGTGATTTTCCGTATTGTGAGATGGAGTGGATGGAAGGGATGTTTGGGTACACACGACAGCAGAAGGCGATGGGGCTGCCGCTTCCTGAGACGGGATGCCTGATTATGGTTCACCCCAGCGGTCGAGTGGTCGCATTTAGGTACTACGGAACCGTTCCAGGGCCAGCACTCCCAACCATGATCACACCAGAAGAGGAACAGATGGCGTGTATGAAGGCGAATTTTTTGCTACATGTGGAATATTGCGTGTTGGACAAAGCCGTGTACACGGATGGTGACGATCAGGTCCATCTTGTTTACGCCCCCCGAAGTAGAGGGCTAATCTATACTGCATCATCACAGGAGGAAGTTCCGACAGCCTATAGGGCAGAAGCTGTCCCCTCTGACCCAAGAACTCTGGACGAGTGGCCAGGTGAGTTCCCGCCCGCACGAAGCCTAGAAGAGTGGATTAGCGTAGACAACGACCAATTTCAGTTAGTACAAGACGAAAATATTGGCTCGAACACCAAGTTGATGGTGTGGAAGCAACAGAATGAAGAGCGTCCAGCCAAGAATGACCGGTCTTGGAAGGCCTATTGGGCTGATCAGATGGAGGGAACGGTCAAGGCGCGAGTAGACAGCCAAACCGGACAACTGATTGACTTTGTTTCGCATGGTAAGCCAGATCAACTAGCTCCATTAACCTGGGATCGAGACGCATGTATAGAAGTAGCTATGGACTATGTCCGAGGACTAGCAGCCGAAATGTTGCCGTATCTCAAGCTTCTAACTGAAGAGACTGACGACGAAGATCGTTTGGAAATCATTCGCTTTGGTGTATATGTTCAAGACGTATCTGTCAGGGATGAATGCTATCAACTAGTTGTTGACCGCTCTAATGGGAGGGTCAAAAGTTTGATGTCCCCCTCCATAAGGCCAGAACAGTTAAAGAAGCTGGAGACCGTGCCTTCATTTGATTACCAGACAGCCATCCTCCGATGGACGGCACAGGCCAAGCTGCGTCTGCAATGGGAACGGATGCACAATGCTAGGGCGGAAGAGGCCCCGTACGAACTAGTGTATCGAATGATTGGTAGCGAGCACGAGCGGACGCCCGAAGTACTTGATGCGCATACGGGGAAGTTATACGAAAATACTTTTTACTGACAAACAAAAACATCTAGCCCGAAACTAAGGGGTGGAAGGCATTCAAAAGCCTGCGGACGTAGAACAGCATTTTAAAAATAGACGTTTAACACAATGTTCTATAGAAAAACTTGTTGAGAAATATGCAACAGCCTTTGGAAAGCCGGCTTTGACGGTTCATTCTTCTTTGAGGCATTCATTTTCCATTATTTAGACAAAGGGCATAAATTCATGAATTTGGAGGATGCGAGAGTCGATCAAACCGGCATATTAATTGTGACCATTGAATTTTAAAAACGCCGAACTCGGAATATGAGTTCGGCGTTTTAGATAGATTATACGACGGAGGGGTGGGAGTTAAAACTACAAACTCATGTCGAGGGACAAGAACTTGTACCGATTACCGTAATGGACAAGAACATCGTCCGATTGCCGATTAGATGTGTACTTAAATAAAAAGTACATAAGCCCTCATTAGTACCAAATAATTTTATATAAGAACATTCACATTAAAATATATTACTTATGTAACATTTCTCAAAGAAAGACTCCTAAATTATAGTCTTTCTTTTTTGTCTCAAACTCTCAATAAAAACAGGTAGTTATCTCGATAAACTTAATGGAGCGAGTAAATGAAATAATAATTGCTTCTCGATCGTGTATGCGATATATTGCATATAAGAATAATTGTAATGAGGATGAAAAAAATGCCAATTCCTAAAGATTTTTCCTTACCAGTCCGTATGTCCGCAAAAGAAAGAGCGTTTTCTCAGATTCAGCGATGGATCATTGATGGAACACTGCAACCAGGTGAAAAGCTTATTGATGCGGAAATGGCTGAATCGCTTGGAGTCAGCCGGACACCGATTCGGGAGGCATTTCAGTTACTCGAAGTTCAAGGCCTCGTGTCCATGCATCCAGGAAAAGAAACAAAAGTAACGAATATTGAGAAAAACGATATTTTTAAGATGTATTCAACGATGGCTGCTCTTCAGGCCTTAGCTGCTGAAATCACCGCCCAAACTATTGTTCCAGAACAGATCGAGAAACTAAGATCCATAAATTTGGAATTCGCAAGTTCTATTAAAAATGGACAAGTTTATCAGGCTATGGAGGTGGATGAGCAATTTCATAATTATATTGTGGAGCTCTCAGATAATCCTTATGTAGCTACATTTAATACATCTCTTCAGATTCACATTAGGCGATTTAAATACGTATTTTTAAAACAACCTATTACGGCTACACTAGCTTCAGTTGAAGAACATGATCAGATTATTAAAGCTTTTGAAGGCAAAAATAGCAACGATGCCCATAATTTAATGAAACAAAATTTTATTCGACCGATGCAGGAACTGAACGAAATACTTTGAAATGAGGGAAGAAACATGGAAAATAAAAAAGATCTTCGCATTCGAAGCAAGGTAATCAGTGAAGGTGCTAACCGGGTACCGAACAGAGCGATGCTGCGTGCAGTTGGATTTCAAGATGAGGATTTTAAAAAGCCAATGATCGGAATAGCAAGTACGTGGAGTGAAGTAACACCGTGTAATATGCACATCAATGATTTAGCGGTGCAAGCTAAGCGGGGCGCACGTAATAACGGCGGTGCTCCACTAATTTTTAATACGATTACCGTTTCTGATGGGATCTCGATGGGGCATGGCGGGATGTTGTTCTCGCTACCAAGTCGGGAAGCTATAGCTGATTCGATTGAAATTGTGACCGGAGCCGAGCGTTTTGACGGCGTTGTTGCAATCGGTGGGTGTGACAAGAATACGCCTGCATGTTTGATGGCTATTGGACGGATGAATATTCCTTCTGTTTATGTATATGGAGGAACCATTCAACCTGGTAATCTCGACGGTAAAAAAGTGGATATCGTTTCAGCTTTTGAAGCCGTTGGGCAATATCAAGATGGAAAAATAACAGACGAACAATTGCATAAGGTCGAATGCAGTGTTTGTCCAGGTCCAGGGGCTTGTGGGGGGATGTATACCGCTAATACGATGGCCGCAGCTGCAGAAGCAATGGGTATGTGTTTGCCTGGTTCTTCTTCGACATCAGCTATCTCAGCGGATAAAGCATTGGAATGCGAAGCAGCCGGTAAGCAGGTCATCTCACTTCTTGAACAGGAAATCTACCCAAGAGACATTATGACGAAGAAAGCATTTGAGAATGCGATCACCGTTGTTATGGCTCTAGGGGGATCAACCAACGCATTTCTCCATCTGCTAGCTATTGCGCACTCCGTAGAAGTGGATTTAACCTTGGATGATTTTGAACGAATTCGCTTGCGTGTTCCTCATTTGGCAGATCTGAAGCCAAGTGGTCAGTATGTCATGCAGGATTTGAATGATATTGGTGGTGTTTCCGGGGTAATGAAGCTATTGCTCGCTGAGGGATTACTTCATGGGGATTGCCTCACCGTAACTGGTAAAACGTTGGCGGAGAATTTAGCGGAAGCTGCTCCACTTCAGAATGATCAAGAGATTATACGTCCACTCAATAATCCGCTTAAACCAAATGGACCACTGGTTGTGCTTCGAGGAAACCTAGCTCCTGAAGGTGCTGTCGCCAAAATGTCAGGCATGAAGATACAACAGTTTTCCGGACCGACAAAGGTGTACGATAGCGAAGATGAAGCGACAGAAGCGATCATGAATGATGAAATTCAAGAAGGGGACGTATTGGTCATACGCTATTGTGGACCGAAGGGTGGACCAGGTATGCCTGAGATGCTTTCCGTTACAGCACTCATTGTAGGGAAAGGTCTCGGTGGGAAAGTTGCTCTCATAACAGATGGTAGGTTCTCGGGTGGCTCGCATGGATTTGTAGTCGGCCATGTATCCCCTGAGGCACAAGTAGGTGGACCGATCTCTTTGCTCCAAAATGGAGATATTATCACCATCGATAGCGACATTCAGGAAATTAAGGTTGAAGTGCCAGAAGAAGAGTTGGCCGCTCGAGCGCAAGCTTGGGTACAACCGCCACTGAAAGTGAAATCCGGTGTACTTGCCAAATATGCTAAATTAGTTTCCTCTGCTTCAAGAGGTGCAGTAACAGATTTGATGGAATAGACAATTAAACATTGATGCTACATATAAAATGGGAGGGGAGAAGCTGCTACAACGAATGAATGAAGCGCGCTAAACAAAAAAACGCCAGCTTTAGAGATCAAGAATGTCGCAAGAAAAAGATGAAGAATTTAGTTTCATCATTTGAAAATGAAGTGCACCCCCTAGAATAGACATTGGAAAAACCCCTGAGTTTAGCCGATGAAATTCTAGGGGGTGTATTTTTGTTTGTACCGTTTCTCGACTTTCATTAATTGGGGTTCGCTACGAATAGCAGGCAGGTTCCGGCTAGTGCAGGAATGTTTGGATGGTCTAAATCTCGAATGAGTAAATATTGATTGCCAATGCAACAAGTTGTCGGGGGACAAGAACATGTTCCCATTGAAGTCGCTATTTTAGCGGCTTTTTTATTTTATCGGTACAAGTTCTTGTCCCAAGCTAAGGACAAGAACTTGTACCGATTGCCGGAATTGACAAGAACATAGTCCGATTGCCGATTAGATGTATATCTAAACAATGCACGCATGGACTTAAGACCTTTTTCATCACCATAATACATGAAAATGTTCACATTGTTATGGACAACTGACAAATTTAGAGGGGAGAAATACGCTTGGCTAAGTATTAAAATCGGACTGAAACTAGCTACTGAGGACAAAAACTTGTACCGATTACCGAAATGGACAAGAACCTAGTCCGATTACCGATTAGATATATATCTAAACATTGATCACATGCACTTAAAGCTTTATTAAGTACCATATGATTGTTCTTACTAGATGGTACACGCTATACTGATAAGACGAGAGGGCTACGGCCTTCTTTGATTTGTTAGACAGGGGAGGGGAGATAAATATGAACATTACGGATGCAGCGATGGTTTTCGAGGAAGGCGACCTGGTTAATATATTGACGCACACAGCACATAACGGTATCATC belongs to Paenibacillus sp. FSL H8-0079 and includes:
- a CDS encoding GntR family transcriptional regulator, whose protein sequence is MPIPKDFSLPVRMSAKERAFSQIQRWIIDGTLQPGEKLIDAEMAESLGVSRTPIREAFQLLEVQGLVSMHPGKETKVTNIEKNDIFKMYSTMAALQALAAEITAQTIVPEQIEKLRSINLEFASSIKNGQVYQAMEVDEQFHNYIVELSDNPYVATFNTSLQIHIRRFKYVFLKQPITATLASVEEHDQIIKAFEGKNSNDAHNLMKQNFIRPMQELNEIL
- a CDS encoding sigma-70 family RNA polymerase sigma factor — translated: MIDAQQQINAAQNGDHDAFVSLIKDRTDKLHRVARHYVRESKDAEDIVQDALVKAYESLQTLQQAEAFESWLTRIVVNRALNHLEKSKRVHLSEDPQAQEPLVVNDIDQTLDLERALASLNPKLRQLLFLKYKKDLTQQQIAHLLDMPLGTVKTQLRKGLEHLRNEMAQDFLERDLDTLRLQLRQQAEHQFAVSPDYDLIVNDYQENTMRGTGKGEAGFLWVKTGSDDAVSATLSRDGNLLDYAISWASLDNETRISEEELKQQAEQFLEDHYPGALRDFPYCEMEWMEGMFGYTRQQKAMGLPLPETGCLIMVHPSGRVVAFRYYGTVPGPALPTMITPEEEQMACMKANFLLHVEYCVLDKAVYTDGDDQVHLVYAPRSRGLIYTASSQEEVPTAYRAEAVPSDPRTLDEWPGEFPPARSLEEWISVDNDQFQLVQDENIGSNTKLMVWKQQNEERPAKNDRSWKAYWADQMEGTVKARVDSQTGQLIDFVSHGKPDQLAPLTWDRDACIEVAMDYVRGLAAEMLPYLKLLTEETDDEDRLEIIRFGVYVQDVSVRDECYQLVVDRSNGRVKSLMSPSIRPEQLKKLETVPSFDYQTAILRWTAQAKLRLQWERMHNARAEEAPYELVYRMIGSEHERTPEVLDAHTGKLYENTFY
- the ilvD gene encoding dihydroxy-acid dehydratase; this encodes MENKKDLRIRSKVISEGANRVPNRAMLRAVGFQDEDFKKPMIGIASTWSEVTPCNMHINDLAVQAKRGARNNGGAPLIFNTITVSDGISMGHGGMLFSLPSREAIADSIEIVTGAERFDGVVAIGGCDKNTPACLMAIGRMNIPSVYVYGGTIQPGNLDGKKVDIVSAFEAVGQYQDGKITDEQLHKVECSVCPGPGACGGMYTANTMAAAAEAMGMCLPGSSSTSAISADKALECEAAGKQVISLLEQEIYPRDIMTKKAFENAITVVMALGGSTNAFLHLLAIAHSVEVDLTLDDFERIRLRVPHLADLKPSGQYVMQDLNDIGGVSGVMKLLLAEGLLHGDCLTVTGKTLAENLAEAAPLQNDQEIIRPLNNPLKPNGPLVVLRGNLAPEGAVAKMSGMKIQQFSGPTKVYDSEDEATEAIMNDEIQEGDVLVIRYCGPKGGPGMPEMLSVTALIVGKGLGGKVALITDGRFSGGSHGFVVGHVSPEAQVGGPISLLQNGDIITIDSDIQEIKVEVPEEELAARAQAWVQPPLKVKSGVLAKYAKLVSSASRGAVTDLME